Proteins from a single region of Nitrososphaerales archaeon:
- a CDS encoding branched-chain amino acid ABC transporter permease, whose amino-acid sequence MIEVTLFNIISGLILGSVYGLSTMGLNIIFGVLKIINVAHGQLMMLGAYLAFWFFVIFGLIPFITIPPSIIIGIALGFVIFYTTIRRLIEAPEMLTLVATFAIGILLEEAAKFVWGPDYRAYSWHAGEMRIFEFLLPFTKVYSALLSIVLAVFLHIFLQKTTIGTALRATIQNPEGALVCGVDVEKIRALGFAIGISVTLMGGVLLTLFIPVGINPYMGHEYTLKAFVIAVLGGLGSTWGAFFGGVIFGIVENSSYQIFSYLGFHSPFSMTFFLAFFLLLLILLVRPRGLFGR is encoded by the coding sequence TTGATCGAAGTAACATTATTTAATATAATCTCAGGCCTTATCTTAGGTTCAGTATACGGTCTATCTACGATGGGGCTCAATATAATCTTCGGAGTCCTTAAGATCATCAACGTAGCCCATGGACAGTTGATGATGCTGGGCGCGTATCTAGCATTTTGGTTCTTCGTAATCTTCGGCCTCATACCCTTTATAACGATTCCACCCAGCATAATCATCGGTATAGCGCTCGGATTCGTCATATTTTATACGACTATTCGTAGGCTCATCGAAGCACCGGAGATGCTGACCCTCGTGGCTACATTTGCCATAGGGATTCTGCTCGAAGAGGCTGCAAAGTTTGTGTGGGGCCCAGATTATAGGGCTTATAGCTGGCATGCGGGAGAGATGAGAATATTCGAGTTTCTTCTGCCCTTTACTAAAGTATATTCAGCTCTATTAAGCATCGTACTCGCTGTATTTCTTCATATCTTTCTTCAAAAGACCACGATCGGTACCGCACTTAGAGCGACGATTCAGAATCCAGAAGGGGCTTTGGTGTGTGGTGTTGATGTTGAGAAGATACGGGCTTTAGGATTTGCCATTGGCATCAGTGTAACGCTCATGGGCGGGGTATTATTAACACTCTTCATCCCCGTAGGGATAAATCCATACATGGGCCACGAATACACACTTAAAGCATTCGTGATAGCGGTTCTAGGAGGTTTAGGGTCTACGTGGGGGGCCTTCTTTGGAGGTGTAATATTCGGTATCGTTGAGAATTCATCGTACCAAATATTTAGCTACTTAGGCTTCCATAGCCCATTCTCCATGACATTCTTCCTCGCATTCTTCCTCCTTCTACTGATCCTTCTGGTCAGGCCTCGAGGTTTATTCGGGAGATGA
- a CDS encoding amino acid ABC transporter substrate-binding protein, with translation MQTEKIDRRRYLKYIASFVIGAVLAGGSVAAYYASTGPAKEVITRTVTTTVTGPATTVTRTVTVTATPPPTPTPTPSPTPTPTPTPPPTPPSPTPLPDKIVVGFTDPLSGALAYDGREFFLGHRIAEKWINEIYGGVQLRGKRLKIELKYYDDETKKELVVSLYERLITVDKVHVLMAPYGSTLTFAAAPIIERYKVIALAGGAASDIIYTQHGYRYLVQTLCPASRYHHSVMEMVKSLDPNAKISLIYKDDEFLRLVASGVRERAKALGLTIVSDKSFPPGAKDLTPLLTEVAPLKPDVIITGQHTGEVEFVAKQIMDFGINPKLLAMVGPFTDAFLKAFGTYAEGLVYPSQWEPGMGYSPDAAKKLGIEWFGPTQDQVFKIFSELAPGREMNYLQAIGAQPLLVLARAIEKAQSLDSDAIRRVLNDMHIMTPFGIFKIDPATGLQIGLKMPAVQIQGGKRVVVWPPDVATGKPYYPIPTWSEKKSGKLAIP, from the coding sequence ATGCAAACTGAAAAGATCGATAGACGTAGATATTTAAAGTATATCGCTTCATTCGTTATCGGTGCAGTCCTCGCGGGTGGTAGTGTAGCTGCATATTACGCATCTACTGGTCCTGCAAAAGAAGTCATAACGAGGACTGTTACAACTACCGTAACGGGCCCAGCAACTACCGTTACACGAACGGTAACAGTAACAGCAACACCTCCACCTACTCCTACACCAACACCTTCACCAACACCTACACCAACGCCTACTCCACCACCTACTCCACCCTCACCTACACCATTACCCGATAAGATAGTCGTCGGATTCACAGATCCTCTCTCGGGGGCTTTGGCCTACGATGGTAGAGAGTTCTTCCTCGGACATAGAATAGCAGAGAAGTGGATAAATGAGATATACGGTGGAGTACAACTTAGAGGGAAGAGGTTAAAGATCGAGCTCAAATACTACGATGATGAGACGAAGAAGGAGCTTGTCGTAAGTCTATATGAAAGGTTAATAACAGTAGATAAGGTGCATGTGTTGATGGCACCGTACGGTTCGACACTTACATTCGCTGCTGCACCGATCATCGAGAGATACAAAGTAATAGCGTTGGCAGGAGGGGCGGCTAGCGATATCATTTATACACAACACGGCTATAGATACCTGGTTCAGACCCTATGCCCAGCATCAAGGTACCATCACTCCGTTATGGAAATGGTCAAGAGTTTAGACCCCAATGCCAAGATTTCATTAATCTATAAGGATGATGAATTCTTAAGGCTGGTAGCGAGTGGTGTGAGAGAGAGGGCGAAAGCGCTAGGCCTTACGATCGTATCTGACAAATCCTTCCCACCCGGTGCTAAAGATCTGACCCCTCTACTTACCGAAGTCGCCCCCTTGAAGCCTGATGTAATAATCACTGGCCAACATACTGGCGAAGTAGAGTTTGTAGCTAAGCAGATAATGGACTTCGGAATAAATCCAAAGTTACTGGCGATGGTAGGGCCATTCACAGACGCCTTCTTAAAGGCCTTTGGAACGTACGCGGAAGGTTTGGTGTATCCATCCCAATGGGAGCCTGGGATGGGCTATAGCCCTGATGCGGCGAAGAAACTGGGTATCGAATGGTTCGGACCTACACAGGATCAAGTATTCAAAATCTTTAGTGAGCTCGCCCCGGGAAGGGAGATGAATTACTTACAGGCAATAGGTGCCCAACCCCTATTGGTCCTTGCGAGGGCCATTGAAAAAGCTCAAAGTTTAGATTCTGATGCTATTAGAAGGGTCCTTAACGATATGCATATAATGACACCGTTCGGAATCTTTAAGATAGATCCAGCAACAGGTCTCCAGATAGGGTTAAAGATGCCAGCGGTACAGATACAAGGAGGGAAGAGGGTCGTAGTTTGGCCTCCAGATGTCGCTACTGGTAAACCATACTATCCGATACCGACGTGGAGTGAGAAGAAATCTGGAAAATTAGCGATCCCTTGA